A genomic window from Silene latifolia isolate original U9 population chromosome Y, ASM4854445v1, whole genome shotgun sequence includes:
- the LOC141630690 gene encoding protein FAR1-RELATED SEQUENCE 9-like, whose translation MDQQRYAQTCLDKDSDHSLPNLVSPLAIEKHASTMYTYAVFKEFREEVETTICSCGVLGVTHDTDHEYSEVGDGIIDKIFRVMYTIPTKEATCSCKLFERKGLLCSHIICVWQGKQLSKTPEKYILKCWIKNSYTTTFIDAHGTVDENVDATHHHNLANDSSEEEEEEDEDEQDASDEE comes from the exons ATGGACCAGCAACGGTATGCACAAACCTGCCTTGATAAAGATAGTGATCATTCACTGCCCAATTTAGTATCACCACTAGCAATAGAGAAGCACGCTTCAACTATGTACACCTATGCTGTCTTCAAAGAGTTTCGAGAGGAAGTCGAGACTACTATATGCTCATGTGGTGTACTTGGAGTAACACATGACACTGATCATGAGTATTCTGAAGTTGGTGATGGAATCATTGATAAAATTTTCAGAGTTATGTACACTATTCCAACTAAAGAGGCTACTTGTTCATGCAAACTGTTTGAAAGGAAAGGACTGTTGTGCAGTCATATTATCTGTGTTTGGCAGGGGAAACAACTCAGTAAAACTCCCGAAAAATATATCTTGAAATGTTGGATAAAGAATTCTTACACGACTACTTTTATTGATGCACATGGTACTGTAGATGAAAATGTTGATGCTACTCACCATCACAATTTAGCT AATGATTcatcagaagaagaagaggaagaggatgaaGACGAACAAGATGCATCTGATGAAGAGTAG